CTTTGAGAATTAATTTGTCCGGGCTGTCTAGAAGACGAACGCAGAGGTGATTCTCCTCTTGGAGCATGCGGAGAACCACCACCTGCTGGTCCACCAGGAGCTAAACCACCACTACCTTGTAGTGCTCCAAGTTGACGCTGTAGGAATGTTTGTTCATCTTCCGCGTGAACTTCTGCTTCCCGACTAGAGCCActctaaaatataattatgtggAATAAAATCACATATGGAATGagatgaaaagaaaattttagaaaatactAACTTTTCTTGTGGCCGGAGGTGCAACGACATCTCGATAATAATCATCAGGTTTACAtgtattcatattttcatatagaATGCTAACTTTTTTAAGGGTATCCCAACCAGCAGGACTGtaaagtaaatataattaaGCATTTGCTctgctttaaaaaatatatcaaattaaatagaCATGAAACCTATGAAAACATGTCAGTAATGGTTTTAAATAAGTATCCATATGTgtaaattattgtaatatacTAACATAAGAACAGCATCTTTCTCTACTACTAACGCAGGCGTCCTAAAAGGCAATCCGTAAATTTTGTGGGtaagatatttatataaaagatcACAATTTTTATCCTCCTTTGCACTTGTATAAAATAAAGCAGCACCATGTTGAAGACAGAAACGCCTTATCCATTGTTGCATAAAATCAAAGTGTTCATCACGATAGTCATGTTCCTTTTCTAATGTTGTCATATAATcggtctataaaaaaaattataaatcaaattgattaaaaacaataaaataaacacacattaaatatttaaaaacaatttttacctTAGTTACTACGACCACTATGTCTAAACCTAAATTTGTAGTTAAAACAGACTCCGGTAAAGGCATTCCATCATCTCCATCACCGTTCAATTCTATTTCGTCGTTCAAATTTCTCGATGATCTCTTCATAGGAGAACCAGCCTGTTCCATTTCATCTCCAGGCTCGGTATATTGTTGCCAAGACCTGATACACCTGTGTCTTGCCTCTTGCCTTTgatctaaaaaatatagcacgATTTAATTTAACTCTCAAATATTATCACATCTGATAAATATCTATAGAATAATGAATTCGCCTCACCATTACTGATGGGTAATTTATCTAAATGGTCTCCAAGAATTGAGGCCCAACTTTGTAACTGATCCAAAAGGCCCCACGGAGTTGTCATAGCCACGGTAAGTATAACAAGTGTATGGGGGAATGTTTTTTCGCTTAAAGCAAATTTCAACAAATTAGTGTGTCCTGGATCGCCGTCCAAAACCCAAACACTCAACCGTGtatgatctaaaaaaaatcgaaaagaaaattatGCCAACACATTCCAATTACAAATGTATTAACAAATACGTGCAATGATGTATTGAATGAttcaagaaataaataaaatgtattgatCTATTATGATTACAGGTAAGCTTGCATCTAGGTCATTGCGATCCATATAAAGGATCGATTGTATAGACTCCTTATAATTTGAGTACAGTACAAACACAAGTGTGTCTAACTGTAGTTGgcaatattaaaaacatttaaaataaaaataccaatataaTAAAAGGTATACTAACCATCACGGTATTCATCTCTTACATCTATATATGCATATTCT
This Arctopsyche grandis isolate Sample6627 chromosome 7, ASM5162203v2, whole genome shotgun sequence DNA region includes the following protein-coding sequences:
- the Dlic gene encoding dynein light intermediate chain, which encodes MCECDRARVCGECERIGVVRAGSAHAPRCSVSWCGGAGALVSRCPDLRASGPHFRLGMHTGSGSAATNGPSAAPAPADNLWSSILEEVQNQGNTKLSSCKNILVLGDNESGKTTLIAKLQGVEDPKKGSGLEYAYIDVRDEYRDDHTRLSVWVLDGDPGHTNLLKFALSEKTFPHTLVILTVAMTTPWGLLDQLQSWASILGDHLDKLPISNDQRQEARHRCIRSWQQYTEPGDEMEQAGSPMKRSSRNLNDEIELNGDGDDGMPLPESVLTTNLGLDIVVVVTKTDYMTTLEKEHDYRDEHFDFMQQWIRRFCLQHGAALFYTSAKEDKNCDLLYKYLTHKIYGLPFRTPALVVEKDAVLIPAGWDTLKKVSILYENMNTCKPDDYYRDVVAPPATRKSGSSREAEVHAEDEQTFLQRQLGALQGSGGLAPGGPAGGGSPHAPRGESPLRSSSRQPGQINSQSSPKKLDGTKMSVGSSSTLGGEGVLANFFNSLLYKKTGSPGGTMGPGSPRSPAAPDAPLSPTPPADKAAVRSDAAAELDRLTRAKKLPSIDLNASDC